One window of the Cryptomeria japonica chromosome 7, Sugi_1.0, whole genome shotgun sequence genome contains the following:
- the LOC131044335 gene encoding (S)-canadine synthase CYP719A21, producing the protein MEQTLAVVNHLPTVQGTFIFLVAASLISTFVALAFLFSSTKESKWPPSPPRLPLLGNLHQLSKGGNLLSSLTDMAKTYGPVITVWMGPSPLIVLTGQAPIWEALVNQAANFSGRPSPYSRQFTSASFRTMISSPYNEHWSKLRKVLHNNVLSPVHVALQSSSHQEAANKLINKLQKEMKEKNGVVRPFHAFKMMGMSFMAHLCFGLDFQDENFLSKLEEFIEEDINLTKDADVFLDSFPPARFFVPSSIRTERKWKSLRADILRLLVPLIRFARSYREYFKRSAPSSFLNCLLSIDEGGEGEDKQSKLSDEEIAFSMYELCLLAVDSTSTAMEWALAYLISNPQVQERTYHEISQAAQEGKGGLFGLEDLRKLPYLQSVVKETLRKESIAPLGVIHQTEKECKVMGITIPAKSAVLFNLHSVSNDPEVWKGPEEFRPERFMGKNEVRMAYLPFGAGRRVCAGMDVASVYVPITLANLLKAFEWGCVKEGSPPDLTRDITNVLMSMKYPLEARITPRPS; encoded by the coding sequence ATGGAGCAAACGCTGGCTGTTGTGAATCATCTTCCCACTGTGCAAGGGACTTTTATTTTCCTTGTAGCAGCGTCACTCATTTCCACATTTGTTGCTCTAGCTTTTCTGTTCTCATCAACTAAAGAGAGTAAATGGCCTCCATCTCCACCAAGGCTGCCATTATTAGGCAATTTGCATCAGCTGAGCAAGGGTGGAAATCTTCTTTCCAGCTTGACAGACATGGCCAAAACATATGGTCCTGTCATCACTGTTTGGATGGGTCCATCACCACTTATAGTCCTCACTGGCCAAGCTCCAATCTGGGAGGCCCTGGTTAACCAGGCCGCCAATTTTTCTGGTCGACCGTCACCCTACTCTAGGCAATTTACTAGTGCTTCTTTCAGGACTATGATTAGTTCTCCTTACAACGAGCACTGGAGTAAGCTCAGAAAGGTTCTGCACAACAATGTTCTCAGCCCCGTCCACGTTGCACTTCAGAGCTCTTCTCACCAGGAAGCTGCGAATAAActcatcaacaaactacaaaaagagatgaaagagaagaaTGGTGTGGTGAGGCCCTTTCATGCCTTCAAAATGATGGGGATGAGTTTTATGGCCCACTTATGCTTTGGCTTGGACTTTCAAGACGAGAATTTCTTGTCCAAGCTGGAAGAATTCATAGAAGAAGATATTAATCTGACTAAAGATGCAGATGTGTTTCTGGATTCATTTCCTCCTGCTCGTTTCTTTGTTCCTTCATCAATCAGAACGGAAAGAAAATGGAAGTCTCTGAGAGCTGATATTCTGCGGCTCCTGGTGCCTTTAATCCGATTTGCTCGCAGTTATAGAGAATACTTTAAGCGAAGCGCACCCAGCAGTTTTTTGAACTGTTTACTATCCATTGACGAAGGTGGGGAAGGTGAAGACAAACAGTCCAAGTTATCCGATGAAGAAATAGCTTTCAGCATGTATGAGCTGTGCCTTCTTGCAGTAGACAGCACATCTACGGCCATGGAATGGGCTCTGGCTTACCTGATAAGCAACCCTCAAGTCCAAGAGAGGACTTATCATGAGATTAGCCAAGCAGCGCAGGAAGGAAAAGGTGGGTTGTTCGGTTTAGAGGATCTGAGGAAGCTGCCATACTTGCAAAGTGTGGTGAAGGAAACGCTGAGAAAAGAATCAATTGCGCCACTTGGGGTTATTCACCAGACGGAAAAGGAGTGTAAGGTGATGGGCATCACCATACCTGCAAAGTCAGCAGTCCTTTTCAATCTACACAGCGTGTCCAACGATCCTGAGGTGTGGAAAGGTCCGGAGGAGTTCAGGCCTGAGAGATTTATGGGGAAGAATGAGGTGAGAATGGCATATCTTCCGTTTGGAGCAGGAAGGCGGGTGTGCGCAGGAATGGACGTGGCGAGTGTATATGTTCCCATCACTCTCGCCAATTTGCTTAAAGCATTCGAGTGGGGATGTGTCAAGGAAGGTAGTCCTCCCGATCTTACTCGGGATATTACGAACGTGCTCATGTCAATGAAGTATCCATTGGAAGCTCGAATCACACCTCGCCCATCATAA